From one Halothece sp. PCC 7418 genomic stretch:
- a CDS encoding UDP-glucose/GDP-mannose dehydrogenase family protein, with protein sequence MRVCVIGTGYVGLVTGVCLSYAGHDVICVDNNAEKVKLMQGGQPPIYEPQLSELMQASTEAGRLEFTTDLGKGVQHGEILFIAVGTPALPNGESDTRYVEAVAKGIGFHLDGNYKVIVNKSTVPIGSGDWVRMIVLDGVSERLQELGSNGDLKSAREAEFDVVSNPEFLREGSAVYDTFNPDRIVLGGNSDKALKLMQELYQPIVKRDFAEDQSLSPVDVVVTDLSSAEMIKYAANAFLATKISFVNEVANICDRVGADVTQVAKGIGLDSRIGHKFLQAGIGWGGSCFPKDVSALIHTADDYNYEAELLKSAVSVNKRQRLLVVEKLQKELKILKGKVIGLLGLTFKPNTDDMRDAPALNIIAELTRLGAKVKAYDPIVSQSGIRDGLSNVIVETDAERLADHCDALVLVTDWQQFLSLDYEKMAGLMNTPVIIDGRNFLDREGLQEIGFHYVGMGR encoded by the coding sequence ATGCGTGTTTGTGTGATTGGAACGGGATATGTTGGCTTAGTGACAGGCGTTTGTTTATCTTATGCAGGTCATGATGTGATTTGTGTTGATAACAACGCGGAAAAAGTCAAATTAATGCAAGGCGGACAACCGCCAATTTATGAACCGCAACTGTCCGAACTAATGCAGGCTTCTACTGAAGCAGGTCGCTTAGAGTTCACTACAGATTTAGGAAAAGGGGTTCAACATGGTGAAATTCTCTTTATTGCTGTGGGAACACCAGCCCTCCCTAATGGTGAAAGTGATACGCGCTATGTGGAAGCAGTGGCGAAAGGAATTGGGTTTCATCTGGATGGGAATTACAAAGTCATTGTCAATAAATCCACAGTTCCCATTGGTTCGGGTGACTGGGTGCGGATGATTGTTCTTGATGGAGTCAGTGAACGTCTGCAAGAGTTGGGAAGCAATGGCGATCTGAAGTCGGCGCGAGAAGCAGAGTTTGATGTGGTGAGTAATCCCGAGTTTTTACGAGAAGGCTCTGCGGTTTATGATACGTTTAACCCAGATCGCATTGTTTTGGGGGGAAATAGTGATAAAGCCCTGAAACTGATGCAGGAGTTATATCAGCCGATTGTGAAACGAGATTTTGCTGAAGATCAATCTCTTTCGCCCGTGGATGTGGTCGTTACAGATCTCAGTTCTGCGGAGATGATTAAATATGCAGCAAATGCTTTCCTCGCTACCAAGATTAGTTTTGTCAATGAAGTGGCGAACATCTGCGATCGCGTTGGGGCGGATGTGACACAAGTTGCCAAAGGCATTGGTCTAGATTCTCGCATTGGACACAAGTTCTTACAAGCGGGAATTGGTTGGGGCGGATCTTGTTTTCCGAAAGATGTTTCCGCCTTAATCCACACGGCGGATGATTATAACTATGAAGCTGAACTCTTAAAATCTGCGGTTAGTGTTAACAAACGCCAACGTCTTTTAGTGGTGGAAAAACTGCAAAAAGAACTCAAAATCCTGAAGGGAAAAGTGATTGGTTTACTTGGACTCACTTTTAAGCCCAATACCGACGATATGCGGGACGCACCAGCCTTAAATATTATTGCCGAATTAACCCGTTTGGGGGCGAAAGTGAAGGCTTATGATCCGATTGTTTCTCAGTCTGGAATTCGCGATGGTTTATCAAATGTAATCGTTGAGACAGACGCAGAACGCCTTGCTGATCATTGCGATGCGTTAGTTTTAGTAACGGATTGGCAACAATTCTTATCCCTTGATTATGAAAAAATGGCAGGATTAATGAATACACCAGTGATCATTGATGGACGTAATTTCTTAGATCGAGAAGGCTTACAAGAGATTGGTTTTCATTACGTGGGAATGGGACGTTAA